GTTCGCTGTCTCCTATGTCCGGAACGTCCTGGATAATGATCAATTGGTAGAAGTGCATCCACTCTTTGAAAAGGTAGCCCGGGAACGGGGCTTCTACAGCCCTGAGCTCATGCGTAAGATTTCCGAACGCGGGACAGTGAAGGGTATGGAGGAAGTCCCGGAGGACGTTCAGAGGCTATTCGTAACAGCTCACGACATAGACCCGGAATGGCACGTGAAGATACAGGCTGCATTCCAGGAATTTACTGATAACGCTGTATCTAAGACGGTTAACCTCAGGCATGATGCTACTGTTGATGACGTGCGGAGGGCTATCCTGCTGGCATACGAGCTTGGGTGCAAAGGAATAACGGTCTATAGAGACGGGAGCCGGTCTTCTCAGGTTCTTGTTAAGGGACAAGCCCAGGGTGACATTAAACAAAAGACTCCGGAGGATAAAGGGATAGCTCCTCGGCAGAGGCCGCAGGTCACACATGGTCGCACGGAGAGAATGCAGACAGGGTGTGGGAACGTCTACGTAACCGTGAACGAGGACGAGCATGGCCTTTGCGAGGTATTTACCTCCATAGGGAAGTCCGGAGGCTGCGCTTCGGCACAATCCCAGGCCCTCAGTCGGCTAATCTCGGTGGCATTGAGGGCAGGTATAAAGCCGGAGGCTATTGTGAAGCACCTGCGCGGTATCAGGTGCCCGGCTCCTGCGTGGCAGAAGGGCGGTGCAGTGCTGTCCTGTCCGGACGCTATCGGAATTGTACTGGAGCATTACCTGGAGGAGAAACAAGGCGGTCAGGGAACTAGTGAGGCCGCGGCGAGTGTGGATAACCCTCACAAGGGTAATGGTCTTCCATACATTGAGAATCATATGGGAGCTTGTCCTGAATGTGGAGGGCATATGAGGCATGAGAATGGGTGCGCTACCTGTAGCTCTTGTGGGTATTCGAGGTGTAGTTGATGGGATACTCGTTTATAGTTCCGGGCCGGGCGGTCCCGGCCCAGCGAATGACCAAGAAGAGCAAATGGTCAAAAAGATCGCGTCGAAGTCTTGACTATCAGAAGCGGGTGGCCTGGGCAGCGAAAGCTGCCCAGGTGCCCCGGATGGAAGGCGATGTGCGATTGACTGTACGGTTCTATTTTCAGAATAAGAAGCACGGAGATCTGTCGAACTTGATTAAGGCGATTGAGGACGGTCTACAGTATGCCAGAGTGTTCGATAATGACAAGCAGGTCCGCTGGTATGGTGAGACTACAGGGGTCTACTATGATGGCGAGGAAAGGGCAGAGGTAGAGATCGAGGATGTTTCTTGAAGGGCGGCGGATGGGATGCGAGATCTGAAGAATGATTTAGAGACCATTCGGGCTACAACAAAAGAAAAGTGGTATATGAAGGCGACTGATGATAAGGATTTTATGTGTGCTATATATATAACGACCATCCCGGGTGAATATGAGCATGATCAGCGGCGAGGAATGGCGGCAGGAGAGGACGAGCAGGTAGACCCTGGAAAGGTTATAGCTATTACTTTACTGCAGTCTCCTCCTCTGGCCATATCAGAAGACGATAAATGGGAAGAAAATGCCAGGTTTATTGTCGAGGCTCACAACGGCGGCTGGGAAGAGGCTGTAAATCGGGCGCTTGCGGCTGAGGCGCTGGCGCAAGAGCTGGAGGTGGCTATCCGTAAGCAGTGCGAGGTGTGCATATCTCCAGATCCTCCGGCAGTTATTAGCGTGTGTCCATATAAAACATGTTCCTTGTGGCCTTATCGAAATGGTGGTCAAAAGGTGAAAGATGAGGAGGGTCGATAAATGCAGGTAGAGTTGTTGCAGTGGTCCAGTGAGGAGATTGTCCGGCGGGCTATCGCCCGGTGCCACGGGAAGGAAATAGCTTCGGAGGACATGATCCAGAGGGTGATTCAACTTGGGCATGAATCAGTTCTCGAACACTGGTTCGCCTCGTTTGATATTCGAGGTATCAGCCGGGCGTGTCTAGCCCAGCTAACCCGGCACCGGATAGCCAGCTACAGCGTGAGGAGCCAGCGTTATTGTGATGAGTCTCAGACGGTAGCTATTATCCCTGATATGCCTAAGCACCTTCAGTCAAGGTATGCGGCGGCATACCGGACGGCATTTGGATTCTATAAGGAGCTTGTTGAAGCTGGAGTATCCAGGGAAGATGCCCGTTTTGTATTGCCTGAGGGCACGGTAACAGATTTGATTTTGACCATGAATGCTAGGGAGTTAAGGCACTTCTTCCGACTGCGCTTGGCGCCGGAGGCCCAGTGGGAGATAAAAGAACTGGCGGGAAGAATGCTTGAGTTGGTGCGAGAGAAGGCACCTAACATATTCGGCAACATCAAAGCGGAGGAGGTGTAGTAACCGTGAGGATCGGCATATGTGGAGCGGAGTCGACGGGGAAATCGACGTTGGCCTGGGCTCTATCAACACGGTTGGGTCTTGAGCTGATATCGGAGCAGGCCCGGTATGTGGCGAAGGAGCTGGGGATCGCTGACCTGAATGAGGGATACCCAAGAGAGCTTTTGGAGGAGTTCCAATGGCGATGCCTTGAGGCTCAAATAGGCGCAGAATCCCGGCATGAAGATTTCATCAGCGATAGGACGGTCATAGACAACCTGGCGTACTGGCTTGTGGATCACAGTACGGCAAGATATACGGACACCATAAATTACTGGGAACGGGTGAGGAATTATCTCAGCCGGCGTCCCTATGACTTGATTGTTTATGCTCGTCCGGACGGGGTCCCCTTCGAGGTCGATGGGTTCAGGTATAACGACCCTGGTCACAGGGGAGCCATAGATTGCATGTTACATGCCCTGCTTGCCTGGGCTCAACAGGGCAGCCCTTCGATCTACGTAATGAAGGTGCACGGATGCACGCCTAGACGAATTGAGCAGGTGAGTGAAGTAGTGGAATATCTGATGGATAGCAGCAAGTTCACGGCTACGGTATAATCTGGATTGGAGGTGCCCGGATGGACAAGAAGGAGCAGAAGATACAGAGGATAGAGTTGTCGAAACAGGAGACTATTAGGAGGATTTTGAAAGCTCTTGACGAAATTACCAATGGAGAAATTACCATTAAGGTCCAAGGTGGGAAGCCCATTTGGGTGGACAAGTTCGAACGGGAGCGGGTGGGGTAGATGCCGGGTGAGGCAATACGTCGAATGAACTTGTTAGTTGCTAAGCTCAACTGTGATATGAACTTATTTGTCAGTGATGTAAAGAAGGCTATTGCTAACATACGAGATGCACTAATTGATCTTAATGGCGTTATGGTTGGAATAAAAGGCAGAGATTGGGTTTTTGCGGAGAACCAACTCATTATCTCAGATGTTGGAGTTGAAGTTGTCGTTGGCAGACTCGGAAGACGTCGTCGCCAGAGTATGGTGGATCTGCAAGGTGATAAGTTTGTGACAGAAAAGGCTTCGGCCTGGGTATATGCCAATTATCTACTGGATTTGGAGACTGAAAGAATGCTCATAGAAGAAAGGAGTGGGTATATATCGTTCAGGGCCTTTGCTCGAGCTTGGGCTGAAATACTTATGAGAAACCGCCCCGAGGTTGGGCATATTTACATTGGCCCTATTGCGAACCTTGATAACGTGTGGAAACAGATCAAAGCGCTTAAGAAAGTCACTCAGGCTCGGTTTATTGTTAGACCACCAAATTTCAACCAGGAACCAGAGTGGATGGCGCTTGCAGAAGAAATCAAAGAAATAAACGCTAAAGAGGGCCGCCATGAGTATACCAACTCTGAAGGACTCAATGTTGAGTCTAGTGTGTTTAAACGCGGAATTGCTATAGCCTCAGCCTCCTACGGAGACTTCAGTATCACAGGTTCTGATGCCCAAGGGGTAAAACACAAGATTACATCTACATCTCCTGAGAACATTCAACGCATAGCATTAGAGAATATCGGAGATGACCCGGCTGTGTTTGCTGCGGATTTTTATAAGGCGCTCAGGAGGATGAGTTATCATGAACCGGGAACCAGATGACAGTATCGCTGATGGCTTTTGGAAGCTGGCGCATAAATATGGCTTGGGGCGGCTACTGTGGTGCTCAGAATCCTGGCTTGCTATTTTGGCCGCGCTTATGGTATACATTTTTGCCTTACAGGATGTCATTGCAGTTAATGCCATACGAATGCGTGAGTTTTCTGGGCAGATGTTGACTGCATCCGCGACGCTTTTTGGTGTGCTGATTGCAGGCTTTTCTATCACAGTGAGCATGCTGGATTCAAAGTTATTAGCTGTTATGTGGCGATCTGGTGTAATGCAAAAGCTTGTGTTCCCTTTTTGGTGGGTCTCTGCATTTTGGATAGTAAGCCTAATAATACAAGGGATAACATGGTTGGTATCTTCTAACGGAACCTCAAGTTCAGTCTTATTGGTTATGTTTGTTCTAGAAATTGGAATTACGTCATACGCTCTATTTGGTACACTTTGGGCCATTGGTGCCATCTTAAGATTTACATTTGCTAAGGCTGCCTTATCCTTGCGTCTTGATCAGGATCAAGGTGATCCATCAGAGCATGACAGATAGTCCTGTCCGTTATGTAAGAGGGGTTACGAGTATTAGGTATCCGAATGGAGGCATTGAAAGGGATAATGAAGAATGGTGAAACCAGCGATGGACTTCTGTGGAGAGAGGCTCAGCATCAAGTAACTCTAAGTGAAGCACTCGATTTTCTTTTCGGAAGCACACAATATCGTCAGCTGGCCGTGGAAGCGTTTCTCTGGCTTCAAAAGCTTATCCCCTACAGATGTGGAGTGCGATGGGGCAAGGATCGCATCACCTTTCTAGTTGGCAATTACCGGCCAGCTGCTATTAAGCGAGATGCCGGGAAGCTAAGAATAGACATGGGATTTGCCGGAGAGATTCCGGATGCGTTTAAGGTGGCCAGCGATGTTTGGAAGACTATTGATGCTAGGGAAGGGTACGTGATCGTAGAGAGAATGCCTTTGCCTCTGTCAAATGTCGATGAGCATAGTTTTGTTGTGGCATGCGAGCGGATGAGAGAAGTAGCTCCAAAAACCAGGTTGTGGGAGTGTAATGTTGCTGTAGAGTGGCCCAAGGACAAGCCGCTACCCTGACTCTGTGTAACGCGATAATAGTGATGAGATGGTATCTCGGACTAACAAAATGGTGAGTTTGCGATGAAAGCTGAGAATGGGAAGCCTATCTAGATGAACAGGTCTGAGAGGGAGAGGTGAGCGAGTTGGGAGTTTCATCTTGGATTCAGGCAATTGCCAGTGTAGTCTTAGTCTGCGTGACTATTAAGTACGTTATCGATACCAATAAGTTGGTTAGAAGCAGTGTTCAACCTATTATTACCATTGAAGATATCAAAATGGATCTGCCTCCTAAACTTCCGGATATTACGATTCGTAATTCCGGGCATGGACCTGCCCTAAATATATATATAGAGTTTACAGTATTTGAGTTTGATATTAATAGGCCGAATCCCTTGGAAAACATAGTATTAATTGGAGGGTTTTTAGGGTGTGCTTTGCATGCTGGGCAAGACAAGACCTGCCGACCCACGCCAGCGGGTGAGATTAATCCATTTAGGCCTCTATCGGATGGCGCATGGCCGATTGTGGTCGCTTCTATGCCTGAAGCTCCTATGCCATCAATAAAGGATATTAAGGTTATCGTTAAGTATGAAGATGCAATAGGCACCCAGTATTTTACTAGTTATGCACTTAAGAATGGGATAGTGACACATAGTAGGAGGAGTATAGGTCAGAAAAGACTGCAAGGAACCTTTGGAGCGTAATCTGGAAAGTGCTAAGAGCTAAACTAAAGGTAGTAAGAGAATAACTCTCATTAACCGATAGCTGGCTTAGCAAAGAGGCGATGCCGGCAGTTCCGGAGATTTAGTCTCCGGGCTGCCGGCTTTTCTTTTTGGGAGGTGGGCAGGTGGTCACGATACTTGAATATATCTGGGCGCATGATGAGATGACGATACTCAGGCTGGTTGCCCTGGGCCTGCTTGGTGGGCAGGTTGTTGAGATTGTCTTGGGAGTGCGATTGCAGCGCACGGACGCTGAGACAATTCACAAACACTACAAGCAAATGATGAGACACGATGCATATAGGCGCGGCAAAGGTGGGGCGATAAGGCAGGTGAGGTGGGCATGATGGTCAATGATTCTTGGTATCCGGAGACTGAAAGACTAATTGCCCGGTATTGGCATACGAAGGGCCGGATAGAGAGATTAAGGGCAAAGGAGGAAGCCCTGCTTGCCGACCTGAAGAGGTTAGACCTTGAGCTGCAGGAGATAAGGCGTATTCCCGGGCTGACGGCGAAATATGGTGTTGTCCCAGGCCACCTGCGGAGTGGTGACTCTGATTACTCTGCACTGATGGAGGAGTACGAACAGCAGGTAGATAAAATAGCGAAGAAGATGCTAGAGATGCACCGGAGGCTTGCGAGTATCCAGCACAGGATACATGAACTCCAGGAGTGGATAGCACCGATTGAAGAGGTCATGAACAGGCTTACTCCGGAGGAGCGAACCCTCACCGAACAGCGGTATGTATATTACCGGAGCAATTATCAGGTTGCGGATATATTACATTGCAGTGAGTGGCGGGTTAGAAATATGCGGCATAGGATAGTGAGACGGATCGCTGAATGGCTTGGAAAGAAATCTCCACGTAATTTCAACGCGCTAGAAGCCCAAAATAGTGATATTATGGTATCGTGAGAAGCGAGCGGCGAAGAGCCGCTTTTTGTTTTATCTTTGGGCTCAACAGGAGGCATTTGACATGGCGCTTCCCAGTAAAGTCAAGATTGGGCCTCTGGTTTATGAGGTTCAGGAAGCAATCCCTACGTTGGGGGATGCCACTCTCATTGGTGAAGCCCTACATAGAGACGGCATAATTCGGTTACGAACAGATCTGCCGTTTCAGCAAAAGGAGCTTACGTTTATACATGAGGTGCTTCATGGAATAATGTATGTCGCCGGATTTCCCGGAGGCGGAGATGATGAGATTACTGTGAGTTCTGAGGAATTAACGTCTCGACTTGCTATCGTGTTGTATGGCTTCCTCAAAGATAATGGTTTTTGGCCAGATGGAAAGTGAAGATGCCCCGGTTTAACCGGGGCATTCCGTCACCCTATTTCGTCTTTGTTTTGTCTTTGAGGACGTACTTTTGTCCTGCTTTGGGCGGTGGTGGCAAAGGTTCGTCCTTAACGACGGTTCTTTCTACACCCGTGTTTCCTCCCTTTGGGCCTACTATGCCATATTGTCCTGAGGCGGGAGCACGGGTGCCGGGTGACAGAGGTTTGGTCTTTGGTGCCATAAGATTCACCTCCAAGAAAATTATACCACATTCTGCGGCAACAGGGCGCTATGGATGCCGCCGGGAGGCTTTTGCCTCCCGTCCCGCCCTGTGGTGAGGATGAAGATAATTGACAGGCGGGCAATAGAGGCCGCTCGTAAGCCGTATTGCGAATTGTGCGGGCGGCGAGGGCCGGTAGAAGTCCATCACGTATTTTCGCGAGGAATGGGCGGCGGCGGTAGGCTGGACGTCCATTTTAATTTGATCTCGTTATGTTGGCAGTGTCACCGGGCATATCATGATGGGCGTATATCGAGGGAGCGCATTCTCCAGGCGGTGGCTCGGAGGTATGGAGTGAGGGTGGAGGAGATAGAAAACCAGATAAGGGGACTGGGGCAAGGGTGAGAGCATGAGTACGGATCAAGTTGAACCGAGGGCAGTAGCAAGTGGGATACCGGTCTATTGTGCGTTTGATGAACTTGCAGATATAACTTCGTTGGTGCCTAATCCGGGCAATCCTAATAGGCATCCCGAAAGGCAGATTGAGCTTCTGGCAAAGATCATCAAAGCCCAAGGGTGGCGGGTGCCTATTACTGTATCGGATCGCAGCGGCTTTGTGGTTAGAGGGCATGGGAGACTGTTGGCCGCCCAGAAATTAGGTGTAAAGGAAGTCCCGGTAGATCGTCAGGATTATGCCAGTGATGCTGACGAGTGGGCGGACCTTGTTGCCGATAATAGGCTCTCTGAGTTAGCAGAAATGGATAAAGGTGCCCTTGTAGACTTGCTCCAAGAGATTGACGCGGCACCGTTGGATTTGGAGCTTGCTGGTGTCACGGAAGAGGACTACGAGACCTTGGCGGCACAGGCCAGCCAGGCAGACACCGCTGAGTCGGAAGATGAAGGGCTTCCTTTTTCAAGTGAGGGGGATACCAAGGAGGATGCTGCAGAAGATGAATTGGTCCAATGCCCTTGGTGTGGATATGAATTCGAACCTGGGCAAGTGTAGGGTTATTGATTAGGGGGAGGGCATATGGGACAGCAAGGCTCTAAACCAAAGGTTGTCGCTGATGGCATACCTGTATATTGTGCTTTTGATGAGCTTGTGGACCCTGTGGTGTTGGTCCCGAATCCGCGGAATCCTAATAAACATCCAGATACGCAGATTCGTTTATTATCTAAGATTATCAAGGTACAAGGTTGGAGGGCACCTATTACGGTTAGCAAACGCAGTGGGTTCGTGGTCAGAGGCCACGGGAGGCTATCGGCGGCG
This portion of the Bacillota bacterium genome encodes:
- a CDS encoding RusA family crossover junction endodeoxyribonuclease — encoded protein: MGYSFIVPGRAVPAQRMTKKSKWSKRSRRSLDYQKRVAWAAKAAQVPRMEGDVRLTVRFYFQNKKHGDLSNLIKAIEDGLQYARVFDNDKQVRWYGETTGVYYDGEERAEVEIEDVS
- the thyX gene encoding FAD-dependent thymidylate synthase, translated to MQVELLQWSSEEIVRRAIARCHGKEIASEDMIQRVIQLGHESVLEHWFASFDIRGISRACLAQLTRHRIASYSVRSQRYCDESQTVAIIPDMPKHLQSRYAAAYRTAFGFYKELVEAGVSREDARFVLPEGTVTDLILTMNARELRHFFRLRLAPEAQWEIKELAGRMLELVREKAPNIFGNIKAEEV
- a CDS encoding ATP-binding protein; the protein is MRIGICGAESTGKSTLAWALSTRLGLELISEQARYVAKELGIADLNEGYPRELLEEFQWRCLEAQIGAESRHEDFISDRTVIDNLAYWLVDHSTARYTDTINYWERVRNYLSRRPYDLIVYARPDGVPFEVDGFRYNDPGHRGAIDCMLHALLAWAQQGSPSIYVMKVHGCTPRRIEQVSEVVEYLMDSSKFTATV
- a CDS encoding DUF2292 domain-containing protein; protein product: MDKKEQKIQRIELSKQETIRRILKALDEITNGEITIKVQGGKPIWVDKFERERVG
- a CDS encoding sigma-70 family RNA polymerase sigma factor — protein: MMVNDSWYPETERLIARYWHTKGRIERLRAKEEALLADLKRLDLELQEIRRIPGLTAKYGVVPGHLRSGDSDYSALMEEYEQQVDKIAKKMLEMHRRLASIQHRIHELQEWIAPIEEVMNRLTPEERTLTEQRYVYYRSNYQVADILHCSEWRVRNMRHRIVRRIAEWLGKKSPRNFNALEAQNSDIMVS
- a CDS encoding ImmA/IrrE family metallo-endopeptidase, whose amino-acid sequence is MALPSKVKIGPLVYEVQEAIPTLGDATLIGEALHRDGIIRLRTDLPFQQKELTFIHEVLHGIMYVAGFPGGGDDEITVSSEELTSRLAIVLYGFLKDNGFWPDGK
- a CDS encoding ParB N-terminal domain-containing protein, with the translated sequence MSTDQVEPRAVASGIPVYCAFDELADITSLVPNPGNPNRHPERQIELLAKIIKAQGWRVPITVSDRSGFVVRGHGRLLAAQKLGVKEVPVDRQDYASDADEWADLVADNRLSELAEMDKGALVDLLQEIDAAPLDLELAGVTEEDYETLAAQASQADTAESEDEGLPFSSEGDTKEDAAEDELVQCPWCGYEFEPGQV